Proteins from a single region of Mucilaginibacter daejeonensis:
- a CDS encoding cation:proton antiporter → MHSTNMDQYLQYFQLPITNPVLVFAIILLVILISPLALTRIRIPAVVGFILAGMIISPNGLNILKKNSAIELFSTIGLLYIMFIAGIELDLNDLRKRKNKSLLFGALTFFMPIMVGFPVCYYGLGYPVITSILTASMFATHTLVAYPIVSRYQVAKNEAVAITVGGTILTDTAVLIILAVVIDSKHGGLTTAFWLRLVMSLLAFSAVQFLLVPRIAKWFFSRAATERTSHYIFVLFIVFLSAFLAQLAGIEPIVGAFAAGLALNRSVPHDSKLMEQIEFVGHAIFIPFFLISVGMLVDLRVLFKGYHALMIAGVLTTVALASKWISAWATQTLFKYTAPQRGLIFGLSASHAAATMAIILVGFKAGIIDEFILNGTVILILCTCMVASFATERAARRVAAAQQSKEQRVPEQGMLS, encoded by the coding sequence ATGCATTCAACCAACATGGACCAATATCTGCAATATTTTCAACTGCCCATCACCAACCCGGTGCTGGTGTTCGCGATCATACTGTTGGTGATCCTGATATCGCCGTTGGCATTGACGCGCATACGCATACCTGCTGTGGTGGGGTTCATACTGGCCGGCATGATCATTAGTCCCAATGGGTTGAACATTCTCAAAAAGAACTCGGCTATCGAGTTGTTCTCTACCATCGGCCTGCTGTACATTATGTTCATTGCCGGAATAGAGCTTGATCTGAACGATCTGCGCAAGCGCAAGAATAAAAGCCTGCTGTTCGGTGCGCTTACCTTTTTCATGCCAATAATGGTCGGCTTCCCGGTCTGCTATTATGGGCTGGGCTATCCGGTCATCACCTCCATATTGACCGCAAGCATGTTCGCGACGCACACGTTGGTGGCATATCCGATCGTGAGCCGTTATCAAGTAGCCAAAAATGAGGCGGTAGCGATCACCGTAGGTGGCACCATTTTGACCGACACGGCTGTGCTGATCATCTTAGCGGTGGTCATCGATTCCAAACATGGCGGGCTTACCACAGCTTTCTGGCTTAGGTTGGTGATGTCTTTGCTGGCGTTCTCGGCAGTACAGTTCCTGCTGGTGCCTCGCATAGCCAAATGGTTCTTTAGCCGGGCGGCTACCGAACGTACATCGCATTATATCTTCGTACTGTTCATCGTGTTTCTGTCGGCGTTCCTTGCACAATTGGCGGGTATCGAGCCAATAGTGGGTGCATTCGCTGCAGGGCTTGCGCTTAACCGTTCTGTTCCGCATGATTCTAAATTAATGGAGCAGATCGAGTTCGTGGGGCATGCCATATTCATACCGTTCTTTTTGATCAGTGTAGGCATGTTGGTCGACCTGCGCGTGCTGTTCAAAGGCTACCATGCCTTAATGATCGCAGGAGTACTGACCACCGTGGCCCTTGCCAGTAAATGGATAAGCGCCTGGGCCACTCAAACGCTGTTCAAGTACACGGCGCCTCAGCGCGGACTGATCTTCGGTTTGAGCGCATCGCATGCGGCCGCTACCATGGCCATCATTTTGGTAGGCTTCAAGGCTGGCATCATCGATGAGTTTATTTTGAACGGTACCGTGATCCTGATCCTTTGTACTTGTATGGTAGCATCATTTGCCACCGAGCGTGCAGCAAGGCGTGTTGCAGCTGCCCAGCAAAGCAAAGAACAACGGGTACCTGAACAAGGCATGTTAAGCTGA
- a CDS encoding c-type cytochrome has product MKTKIIACLLGLVAILVYSCQSEQELEFMRYYTTGQELYKTNCQNCHGAQGEGLAALIPPLTDSSYLRKNKQQLACYVYNGLKLPIIVNGKAYSGQMPASSLAPIQIAQVLTYVENSFGNKMGLHDVNAVNTELTKCE; this is encoded by the coding sequence ATGAAAACGAAGATCATTGCCTGCCTGTTGGGCTTAGTTGCGATACTGGTGTACTCCTGTCAAAGCGAGCAAGAACTCGAATTTATGCGCTATTACACTACCGGGCAGGAACTCTACAAAACCAACTGCCAAAATTGTCATGGCGCACAGGGCGAGGGCTTAGCAGCGCTCATTCCCCCGCTTACCGACAGCAGCTATCTGCGAAAGAATAAACAGCAATTAGCTTGTTACGTGTATAACGGCCTTAAGCTGCCGATCATCGTTAACGGTAAGGCTTACAGCGGGCAAATGCCGGCAAGCAGCCTGGCGCCTATACAGATCGCGCAGGTGCTTACCTACGTCGAGAACTCGTTCGGGAACAAGATGGGGTTACACGATGTGAACGCAGTGAATACCGAGCTTACAAAGTGTGAGTGA
- a CDS encoding SCO family protein yields MKKHILIGLGLLSLLSACRPDDKVGTVLPIYGNREPVTRMVNGKEVTDTVYQTIPDFKFVNQYGKEVTRRSVDGNIYVADFFFTSCPSICPVMHRNMLKVYDAFKSSNNFKILSYSIDPKHDSVAVLKKYADNLGISGDRWWLLQGDKAATYDLAKSYLVAVMEDNKAPGGYVHQGYFVLIDKQKRIRGSYDGTQPEQVDKLIADIKILQNEPQNSIAQ; encoded by the coding sequence ATGAAAAAACACATCCTGATAGGCCTCGGGTTATTAAGCCTGCTGAGCGCCTGTAGACCTGATGATAAGGTTGGTACTGTGCTTCCTATTTACGGCAACCGTGAACCGGTGACGCGAATGGTGAACGGTAAAGAGGTGACCGACACGGTATACCAGACCATCCCCGACTTTAAATTCGTGAATCAGTATGGTAAAGAGGTGACGCGCCGTTCGGTAGATGGCAACATCTACGTGGCCGATTTCTTTTTTACCAGTTGCCCCTCTATTTGCCCGGTGATGCACCGCAACATGCTGAAGGTTTACGACGCTTTTAAGAGCTCTAACAACTTCAAGATCCTGTCATACAGCATCGATCCTAAACATGATAGCGTAGCGGTATTGAAGAAATATGCAGACAACCTGGGCATTAGCGGTGACCGCTGGTGGCTGTTGCAGGGCGATAAGGCTGCCACTTATGATCTGGCCAAAAGCTATCTGGTGGCGGTGATGGAAGACAATAAAGCTCCGGGTGGCTATGTGCACCAGGGCTATTTTGTGTTGATCGATAAGCAAAAGCGTATACGTGGCAGCTATGATGGTACACAGCCTGAACAGGTCGACAAGCTGATCGCCGATATCAAGATCCTGCAGAACGAACCACAGAACAGCATCGCTCAATGA
- a CDS encoding heavy metal-binding domain-containing protein has product MKKLSIFILAAALLSACTPSAKPNDHDAVKNASAVSYTCPMHPKVTANKPGVCPKCGMDLVEKQNEE; this is encoded by the coding sequence ATGAAAAAACTATCGATCTTTATATTAGCCGCGGCTCTTTTATCGGCCTGCACACCCTCAGCTAAACCGAACGACCATGATGCCGTTAAAAATGCATCGGCCGTAAGTTACACTTGCCCAATGCACCCCAAGGTGACGGCCAACAAACCCGGCGTTTGCCCTAAATGCGGAATGGACCTGGTGGAAAAACAAAACGAAGAATAA
- a CDS encoding PepSY-associated TM helix domain-containing protein, which produces MMKKNFYKWHRILGLIALVPVICWCLSGVSHPFMSNWFRPFIPQEVFKPMSQLQMSPKLSLAEVMDTNKLSSVRNFGLVNFDQQTYYQLLMPDSTYRYYSAIDGYEKANGDRLYAEYLARYFTQDSISAIRHAQLQTTFDAHYQPINRLLPVWKISFDRADSMDIYVETAQSRLGTFNNRTRKAMLSFFQQLHTWEFLASVFGNTFRNVVMLTVVIIMTFSLISGLVVYGLLWTRFKTIAQKRRESGVADQRFVHRFHRQLGIIVSFVMLAFSVSGAFHLWVKLRNDRPAVKPFEQLIHRSELVKSNLELPVADSAIKRIGLVKFDGRAYYQVIGKQKQITYMDAQSGQILTDGDMTLATQLANYYRQETVKPIKTEVIKQFTNEYGFINKRLPVVKVSYPKQEDLYIETTSAKLATRVAGMDRAEGLSFIILHKYFGMTWAGKDIRDIVSMLAAAGVLVVSLFGFAAFLKNK; this is translated from the coding sequence ATGATGAAAAAGAATTTTTATAAATGGCACCGCATATTAGGGCTTATTGCCTTAGTGCCGGTCATTTGTTGGTGCTTGAGCGGAGTATCACATCCATTTATGTCCAACTGGTTCAGACCGTTCATTCCGCAGGAGGTGTTCAAGCCCATGAGCCAACTGCAAATGTCGCCGAAGCTGAGTCTCGCCGAGGTGATGGATACCAATAAGTTGAGCAGCGTCCGCAATTTTGGGCTGGTCAACTTTGATCAGCAGACCTATTATCAATTACTGATGCCGGATAGTACTTACAGGTATTATTCGGCTATCGATGGCTATGAAAAGGCCAATGGCGACCGTCTTTACGCTGAATATTTGGCCCGTTATTTTACTCAGGATAGCATCTCTGCTATTAGGCATGCCCAATTGCAGACCACCTTCGATGCGCACTACCAACCGATCAACCGGTTACTACCGGTATGGAAGATCAGCTTCGACCGGGCTGATAGCATGGACATTTACGTCGAGACCGCCCAAAGCCGCCTCGGAACGTTCAATAACAGGACGCGCAAAGCCATGCTCAGTTTCTTCCAGCAGTTGCATACCTGGGAGTTCCTGGCCAGTGTGTTCGGCAATACGTTTCGTAATGTAGTGATGCTGACGGTGGTGATCATTATGACGTTCTCACTGATCAGCGGACTGGTCGTATACGGTCTACTATGGACACGTTTCAAGACCATCGCACAAAAACGCCGCGAAAGCGGAGTTGCCGACCAACGGTTCGTTCACCGCTTTCACAGGCAGCTGGGGATTATCGTTTCATTCGTGATGTTGGCCTTTAGTGTGAGTGGTGCCTTTCACTTGTGGGTCAAGCTACGTAACGACCGGCCTGCCGTAAAGCCATTCGAGCAACTTATACATCGTAGCGAGCTGGTGAAAAGTAACCTGGAACTACCGGTGGCCGACAGCGCGATCAAACGCATTGGGCTTGTTAAATTTGACGGTCGTGCTTATTACCAGGTCATTGGTAAGCAAAAGCAGATCACTTACATGGATGCACAAAGCGGACAAATTTTGACCGATGGCGACATGACCTTGGCTACCCAACTTGCCAATTATTACCGGCAGGAAACCGTTAAACCCATCAAGACCGAGGTGATCAAGCAGTTCACTAACGAGTATGGCTTCATTAACAAGCGCCTGCCGGTGGTCAAGGTGAGTTACCCCAAGCAGGAGGACCTTTACATTGAGACCACCTCGGCCAAACTGGCTACCCGCGTAGCGGGGATGGACCGTGCCGAAGGGTTATCCTTCATCATCTTACACAAGTATTTCGGCATGACCTGGGCCGGGAAAGACATTCGTGATATCGTAAGCATGCTGGCCGCAGCAGGGGTATTAGTTGTATCTTTGTTCGGTTTTGCTGCGTTCTTGAAAAATAAATAA